A genomic segment from Aegilops tauschii subsp. strangulata cultivar AL8/78 chromosome 1, Aet v6.0, whole genome shotgun sequence encodes:
- the LOC109760650 gene encoding importin subunit beta-1, which produces MDITQILLAAQSPDGNLRSAAEGNIKQFQEQNLSNFLLSLSVELSNDERPPESRRLAGIILKNSLDAKDSAKKELLIQQWVSLDPSIKLQIKESLLITLGSSVGDARQTSSQVIAKIASIEIPRREWQDLIAKLLSNMTQPGASAPLKQATLEALGYVCEEIPPEHLEQNQVNAVLTAVVQGMNQTELSSEVRLAAVKALYNALDFAESNFANEMERTFIMKVICDTAVSKEVEIRQAAFECLVAIASTYYVHLDPYMQTIFNLTANAVKGDEEPVALQAVEFWSTICEEEIELQEEYEGSDDANSTVNYRFIEKALPSLVPMLLETLLKQEEDQEQDDNAWNISMSGGTCLGLIARTVGDAIVPLVMPFVEANITKPDWRCREAATFAFGSILDGPSLEKLAPLVQAGLDFLLNTMNDPNSQVKDTTAWTLGRVFELLHSPCSTNPIISNANLPRIMAVLLESSKDVPNVAEKVCGAIYFLAQGYEDAEPASSLLTPYLPNVIAALLTAADRGDMTHVRLRASAYEALNEIVRVSNIPETSSIIGQLLQEIMRRLNLTFDHQIFSSGDKEKQSDLQALLCGVLQVIIQKLSSSDAKSIIAQTADQLMLLFLRVFACHSATVHEEAMLAIGALAYATGPDFVKYMPEFFKYLEAGLQNYEEYQVCSISVGVVGDICRALEDKILPFCDGIMTVLLKDLSNSQLNRSVKPPIFSCFGDIALAIGENFEKYLPYAMPMLQGAAELLVVLDQNDEDMVDYGNQLRRGIFEAYSGILQGIKGAKAQLMIPYAGHLLQFTEAVYKDRSRDESVTKAAVAVLGDLADTLGPISKDLFKSHLFHVEFLRECLDLDDEVRETASWTQGMINQAIVS; this is translated from the exons ATGGATATCACTCAGATTCTGCTAGCTGCTCAGTCTCCAGATGGCAACCTTCGCTCAGCAGCAGAAGGCAACATCAAGCAGTTCCAGGAGCAGAATCTTTCCAACTTCCTCCTATCCTTGTCAGTGGAGTTATCAAATGATGAAAGACCACCAGAATCTAGAAGACTTGCTGGTATTATCCTTAAGAATTCACTGGACGCAAAGGATTCTGCAAAGAAGGAGCTGCTGATTCAGCAATGGGTCAGTTTGGATCCGTCAATCAAATTGCAGATTAAGGAGTCATTGCTGATAACACTAGGATCTTCGGTGGGTGATGCACGGCAGACATCATCACAAGTCATTGCAAAGATTGCATCCATTGAGATACCCCGTCGGGAATGGCAAGACCTCATTGCCAAATTATTGAGCAACATGACACAGCCTGGGGCCTCTGCGCCACTAAAGCAAGCAACTCTAGAAGCATTGGGGTATGTGTGTGAGGAGATTCCTCCTGAGCACTTGGAGCAGAATCAAGTGAACGCTGTTCTGACTGCTGTGGTTCAGGGGATGAACCAGACAGAGCTAAGCTCTGAAGTCCGTCTTGCAGCAGTTAAAGCTCTGTATAATGCTCTTGACTTTGCTGAGAGCAACTTTGCAAATGAGATGGAGAGGACCTTTATAATGAAGGTAATATGTGATACTGCTGTATCTAAGGAAGTGGAGATCAGACAGGCAGCCTTTGAATGCCTTGTGGCAATTGCATCCACATATTATGTGCACTTAGATCCTTATATGCAAACCATATTCAACCTGACAGCTAATGCTGTCAAAGGAGATGAGGAACCAGTTGCACTGCAGGCTGTTGAGTTCTGGAGTACTATTTGTGAGGAAGAGATTGAACTCCAAGAGGAATATGAGGGATCTGATGATGCTAACTCAACTGTAAATTATCGCTTCATTGAGAAGGCCCTCCCTTCACTTGTTCCAATGCTGCTAGAAACTCTGTTGAAGCAAGAGGAAGATCAAGAGCAAGATGATAATGCTTGGAACATTTCCATGAGTGGCGGAACATGCCTTGGACTCATTGCTAGAACTGTTGGTGATGCAATTGTCCCTCTTGTGATGCCATTTGTGGAAGCTAACATCACAAAGCCAGACTGGCGTTGTCGCGAGGCAGCCACTTTTGCATTTGGTTCTATCCTTGATGGCCCATCCCTTGAGAAACTTGCTCCCCTGGTACAGGCCGGACTTGATTTCTTGCTCAATACAATGAATGATCCAAACAGCCAGGTAAAAGACACCACTGCATGGACTCTTGGACGGGTATTTGAGCTTTTGCATTCTCCATGTAGTACTAATCCAATCATATCAAATGCAAACCTTCCTCGTATCATGGCTGTCTTGCTAGAGAGTAGCAAAGATGTTCCAAATGTGGCTGAGAAAGTCTGTGGAGCCATATATTTTCTTGCCCAAGGTTATGAAGAtgcagagccggcctcatctttGCTCACACCTTATCTTCCTAATGTTATTGCTGCACTCCTTACTGCTGCGGATCGTGGTGATATGACCCATGTGAGGCTTCGTGCATCTGCTTATGAAGCGCTGAATGAGATTGTAAGAGTCAGTAACATACCTGAAACTTCAAGCATTATAGGCCAGTTATTGCAGGAGATCATGAGAAGATTGAACCTGACATTTGATCACCAAATATTTTCATCAGGCGACAAGGAGAAGCAAAGCGATCTGCAGGCTTTGCTGTGTGGTGTACTGCAGGTCATTATCCAGAAACTGAGCAGCTCAGATGCAAAGTCCATAATTGCACAGACTGCTGATCAGCTGATGCTTCTGTTTCTCCGCGTCTTTGCCTGCCACAGTGCTACTGTACATGAAGAAGCAATGCTTGCCATTGGTGCTCTTGCTTATGCCACGGGTCCAGATTTTGTGAAATACATGCCTGAGTTTTTCAAGTACCTTGAGGCAGGCTTGCAGAATTATGAAGAATACCAAGTATGCTCCATCTCTGTAGGGGTGGTGGGTGATATTTGCCGTGCCTTGGAAGATAAAATTTTGCCCTTCTGTGATGGGATCATGACTGTGCTTCTCAAGGATCTCTCAAACTCCCAGCTCAACAGGTCTGTCAAGCCCCCCATTTTCTCATGCTTTGGAGACATTGCTCTTGCAATCGGTGAGAATTTTGAGAAATACCTGCCGTATGCTATGCCAATGCTTCAAGGGGCGGCTGAGCTTCTTGTTGTTTTGGATCAAAATGATGAGGATATGGTTGATTATGGTAACCAGCTCAGACGGGGAATATTTGAGGCGTACTCTGGCATACTACAGGGCATAAAGGGTGCAAAAGCTCAGCTGATGATACCTTATGCAGGCCATCTATTGCAGTTCACTGAAGCTGTCTACAAAGATCGGAGCAG GGATGAGAGCGTGACAAAGGCTGCAGTTGCTGTCCTGGGGGATCTTGCGGACACACTTGGACCAATCTCGAAGGATCTGTTCAAGAGCCACCTCTTCCATGTTGAGTTCTTGAGGGAGTGCCTCGATCTGGATGATGAAGTCAGGGAGACGGCGTCATGGACCCAGGGGATGATAAACCAAGCGATAGTTTCCTAG
- the LOC109760666 gene encoding probable inactive receptor-like protein kinase At3g56050, with translation MSELQPCRSMGRPSCAPAALLLLLLVTFSLSLGTCSSDAQRGRVNNWEEDARPADRQDIQAVHIREALPQPTRYRSKQSTTFPQWPPWPWAPAPTPTTSSPALQDAGSPSSAPAPSPEVAKPLAVPPRDVEKPAHSITVPPTSATVVTHGAAAVGEASTDAAEHAPTRRRIYVIAGAGACLLVAISAALFILCYRSSKVVTVRPWATGLSGQLQKAFVTGVPALKRSELQAACEDFSNVIGCLSDYMMYKGTLSSGVEIAVISTTKKSGKEWSKHCEARFRKKITSLSRVNHKNFVNLLGYCQEEQPFTRMMVFEYAPNGTLFDHLHVREDGHLDWPTRLRVAVGIAYCLEHMHQLSPPEILKTLDTSTVYLTDDFAAKIADVFFCSDDADASSTRAEMASLQSLLALSDRESVVYSYGMVLLEIMSGRFTASAGGLLEGWAASFLRGERQLRDVMDPGLSWNAPRQAETVNRLDGVIRSCTDREARRRPAMSEVARRLREITAMPPDAATPKVSPLWWAELEIISTEAT, from the exons ATGTCGGAGCTCCAACCGTGTCGATCCATGGGGAGGCCGAGCTGTGCGCCGgctgcgctgctgctgctgctgctcgtcACCTTCAGTCTCAGCCTTGGCACCTGCAGCTCCGATGCTCAGCGAG GAAGGGTGAACAACTGGGAGGAAGATGCACGCCCCGCAGACCG GCAGGATATCCAAGCGGTACACATCCGAGAAGCTCTGCCACAACCAACCAGGTACAGGTCCAAGCAGTCGACGACGTTCCCGCAGTGGCCACCCTGGCCATGGGCACCGGCACCGACGCCGACGACGAGTTCTCCGGCGTTGCAGGATGCTGGCTCCCCATCAAGCGCCCCCGCGCCGTCGCCGGAGGTCGCCAAGCCTCTGGCGGTGCCGCCTCGGGATGTCGAGAAGCCTGCGCACAGCATCACGGTGCCACCGACGTCAGCCACGGTGGTGACCCACGGCGCTGCGGCGGTCGGAGAAGCTTCCACTGATGCGGCGGAGCATGCTCCTACCAGGCGGCGTATCTATGTCATCGCCGGAGCAGGAGCTTGCCTCCTTGTGGCCATTTCTGCGGCACTGTTCATCCTGTGCTACCGGTCCAGCAAGGTGGTCACCGTCAGGCCGTGGGCGACTGGCCTCAGCGGGCAGCTGCAGAAAGCGTTCGTGACAG GCGTGCCGGCGCTCAAGAGGTCGGAGCTCCAGGCGGCCTGCGAAGATTTCAGCAACGTCATCGGCTGCCTGTCTGACTACATGATGTACAAAGGGACGCTGTCGAGCGGCGTCGAGATCGCCGTCATATCGACGACGAAGAAGTCCGGCAAGGAGTGGTCCAAGCACTGCGAAGCGCGGTTCAGGAAAAAG ATAACAAGCCTGTCCAGAGTTAACCACAAGAACTTTGTGAACCTGCTGGGCTACTGCCAGGAAGAGCAGCCATTCACAAGGATGATGGTGTTCGAGTATGCTCCCAACGGCACACTCTTCGACCATCTCCATG TGAGGGAAGACGGTCACCTGGACTGGCCGACGCGGCTGCGAGTGGCGGTGGGGATCGCCTACTGCCTGGAGCACATGCACCAGCTGAGCCCGCCGGAGATCCTGAAGACGCTCGACACGTCCACCGTGTACCTGACCGACGACTTCGCGGCCAAGATCGCGGACGTCTTCTTCTGCTCCGACGATGCCGATGCCTCGTCGACAAGGGCGGAGATGGCGAGCCTGCAGTCCCTCCTGGCTCTGTCCGACAGGGAGAGCGTCGTGTACAGCTACGGCATGGTGCTGCTGGAGATCATGTCCGGCAGGTTCACGGCGTCGGCCGGCGGCCTGCTGGAGGGCTGGGCGGCGAGCTTCCTCCGAGGGGAGAGGCAGCTGAGGGACGTGATGGACCCTGGCCTGAGCTGGAACGCGCCCCGCCAGGCCGAGACCGTCAACAGGCTGGACGGCGTGATTCGGTCCTGCACCGACcgggaggcgaggcggcgacccGCGATGTCAGAGGTGGCGAGGCGGCTGAGGGAGATCACGGCCATGCCGCCGGACGCCGCCACCCCCAAGGTGTCGCCGCTGTGGTGGGCGGAACTGGAGATCATCTCCACCGAGGCCACCTGA